One stretch of Bombina bombina isolate aBomBom1 chromosome 7, aBomBom1.pri, whole genome shotgun sequence DNA includes these proteins:
- the LOC128666719 gene encoding gastrula zinc finger protein XlCGF26.1-like, translating into MKVEITEDLFTCDQVKTEEDEVPINTSTGEFANCSNPSLSHGECTENTCYNLLHNQRSHIGNLCSEYSKCFTRKSNLLSYQKFYTAEKAFLCSKCGKCFARKGNLVTHQKIHTGEKSFSCSECGKCFARKSHLITHHKIHTGEKPFSCSECGKFFTEKSTLIQHYKIHTGEKAFSCSGCGKCFTDKSNLIRHQQIHRGEKAVSCSECGKCFTEKSNLIKHQKIHTGEKVFSCSECGKCFAQKSHLITHTKIHIGEKSFSCSECRKCFAQKSHLITHQKIHTGEKAFSCSECGKCFTEKSTLIKHQKIHTGEKVFSCSECGKCFAQKSNLITHTKIHIGEKSFSCSECRKCFAQKSHLITHQKIHTGEKAFSCSECGKCFTEKSTLIKHQKIHTGEKVFSCSECGKCFTEKSNLIKHQKIHTGEKVFSCSECGKCFAQKSHLITHTKIHIGEKSFSCSECGNCFAQKSHLIRHQKIHTGEKAFSCSECGKCFILKSCLIRHQKIHININQRNESLTS; encoded by the coding sequence gTGAATTTGCAAACTGCAGTAATCCTAGTTTGAGTCATGGTGAATGTACAGAAAATACTTGTTACAATCTTCTTCACAATCAAAGAAGCCACATTGGAAATTTATGTTCTGAATATAgtaaatgttttaccaggaaatcAAATCTTTTAAGTTATCAGAAATTCTATACAGCAGAGAAAGCATTTTTATGTtctaaatgtgggaaatgttttgccagGAAAGGAAATCTTgttactcatcagaaaattcatacaggagagaaatcattttcatgttctgaatgtgggaaatgttttgctcgcaaatcacatcttattacacatcataaaattcatacaggagagaaaccattttcatgttctgaatgtgggaaattttTTACTGAGAAATCAACTCTTATTCAGCATTATAAAatacatacaggagagaaagcattttcatgttctggatgtgggaaatgttttactgacaaatcaaatcttattaggcatcagcAAATTCATAGAGGAGAGAAAGCagtttcatgttctgaatgtgggaaatgttttactgaaaAATCAAATCTTATTAAGCACCAGAAAATTCATACTGGAGAGAaagtattttcatgttctgaatgtgggaaatgttttgctcagaaatcacatcttattacacATACAAAGATTCATATTGGAGAGaaatcattttcatgttctgaatgtcggaaatgttttgctcagaaatcacatcttattacacatcagaaaattcatacaggagagaaagcgttttcatgttctgaatgtgggaaatgttttactgaaaaatcaactcttattaagcaccagaaaattcatactggagagaaagtattttcatgttctgaatgtgggaaatgttttgctcagaaatcaaatcttattacacaTACAAAGATTCATATTGGAGAGaaatcattttcatgttctgaatgtcggaaatgttttgctcagaaatcacatcttattacacatcagaaaattcatacaggagagaaagcgttttcatgttctgaatgtgggaaatgttttactgaaaaatcaactcttattaagcaccagaaaattcatactggagagaaagtattttcatgttctgaatgtgggaaatgttttactgaaaAATCAAATCTTATTAAGCACCAGAAAATTCATACTGGAGAGAaagtattttcatgttctgaatgtgggaaatgttttgctcagaaatcacatcttattacacATACAAAGATTCATATTGGAGAGaaatcattttcatgttctgaatgtgggaattGTTTTGctcagaaatcacatcttattagacatcagaaaattcatacaggagaaaaagcattctcatgttctgagtgtgggaaatgttttatcttGAAATCATGTCTTATTAGGCACCAGAAAATTCATATTAATATAAATCAGAGAAATGAAAGCTTAACCTCTTAA